A section of the Pan paniscus chromosome 11, NHGRI_mPanPan1-v2.0_pri, whole genome shotgun sequence genome encodes:
- the LOC100975953 gene encoding E3 ubiquitin-protein ligase Topors-like, with protein sequence MSLSYFRDQVVMNFRRALYYSGISVTHIRGYKPQKHFTANYFKRNPGCLHRLVPWLEGELTAVYGDYGYTVKNILITILHHMTEYDLDSESFIHLLEPYLLQHTHHFLHEFISFVHSPYNMETYDQQAIYQCSAASPCVNKKPLVSAPVSPLPKDHSLLISQHNTKQSKNTQGQWNKEERPLSGLKQFPNGNSSLKKSEIPPVCDKTVSKIYGGIKDKAESGDHKSIISMNNILQKWATPRERCPGLLNCKKKVQEKKTEGIKLFPDHVHDLGKSDTTAHTFSTPAISNQVQPQKYSLRERKDLSLGQKINFQKKEEDNNKYSDSSPKTFQRLSRERSLKSCKSRERDPSWSCISENAFSPKRDGRKLSSFRKKRIKCRQPSQFVEIGSHSRRRIQRRSRSNTHRSKSWCVGSRKRSVSRESSNLSLRGSHRSEHFTQNICCEPSKDKHAHGNESDCGRPSSTTVQYVKLSSTAGKRPKCASKSEGTSQAGRRCNSPTCLQLQKHRSPSKQEIKQETTFPRARRTRAVRHRKTKCHYSDIHTTEDVSDELGNLDDIRQTSGLSVHPPAGGKSTKNSIGIFRIFTGSRKNTKETYYQKHWCKLF encoded by the coding sequence ATGTCTCTGAGCTACTTTAGAGATCAGGTGGTTATGAATTTCAGAAGAGCTCTGTATTATTCTGGAATTTCGGTGACGCATATTCGAGGCTACAAACCTCAAAAGCACTTTacagctaattattttaaaagaaacccaGGTTGCCTACACCGGCTGGTTCCCTGGCTGGAAGGGGAACTAACAGCTGTTTATGGAGATTATGGCTACACAGTGAAGAACATCCTAATCACCATCCTCCATCACATGACAGAATATGACTTGGACAGTGAGTCCTTCATTCACCTCCTGGAACCTTATCTCTTACAACACACCCACCATTTCCTACATGAGTTTATTAGTTTTGTTCATTCACCTTACAACATGGAGACCTATGACCAGCAAGCCATCTATCAATGCTCTGCTGCTTCACCATGTGTAAACAAGAAGCCCCTTGTATCAGCTCCTGTTTCACCTCTGCCTAAGGATCACAGTCTACTGATATCTCAACATAATACAAAGCAGTCTAAAAATACCCAGGGTCAATGGAATAAAGAGGAGAGGCCCCTGTCAGGCTTGAAACAGTTTCCAAATGGTAACTCTTCCTTGAAGAAATCTGAAATCCCACCAGTCTGTGATAAAACAGTAAGCAAAATCTATGGTGGAATCAAAGACAAAGCAGAATCGGGTGACCACAAAAGCATCATTTCTATGAATAATATACTCCAGAAGTGGGCTACTCCAAGGGAAAGGTGCCCAGGCCTACTgaattgcaaaaaaaaagttcaagagaaaaagacagaagggATAAAGTTGTTTCCTGATCATGTCCATGATCTGGGAAAGAGTGACACAACTGCACACACCTTCAGTACCCCAGCAATTTCTAATCAGGTGCAACCACAGAAATATAgtttaagagaaagaaaggatttGAGCCTTGGCCAGAAGATAAACtttcagaaaaaagaagaagacaataACAAATACTCAGATTCTTCACCAAAGACCTTTCAAAGATTGTCCAGAGAAAGATCCTTGAAAAGTTGCAAATCCAGAGAGAGAGACCCCTCTTGGAGTTGCATTTCAGAAAATGCCTTTTCTCCTAAGAGAGATGGCAGGAAACTGAGTTCTTTCAGAAAAAAGAGGATAAAGTGTAGACAACCCTCCCAATTTGTAGAAATTGGGTCACACTCCAGGAGAAGAATCCAAAGACGATCAAGGTCCAATACTCACAGATCCAAATCCTGGTGTGTTGGATCTAGAAAGAGATCTGTAAGCAGAGAATCGAGTAATCTCTCTCTGAGAGGAAGTCACAGAAGTGAACACTTCACCCAGAATATATGCTGTGAGCCCTCAAAAGACAAGCATGCCCATGGCAATGAATCAGACTGTGGCAGGCCATCTTCAACCACAGTCCAATACGTGAAGCTTTCTTCAACTGCTGGGAAGAGACCCAAGTGTGCTTCTAAAAGTGAAGGTACTTCCCAAGCAGGAAGACGCTGTAACAGTCCCACATGCCTACAGCTCCAGAAACACAGATCCCCAAGTAAACAGGAGATAAAGCAAGAAACTACATTTCCTAGAGCTAGAAGAACCAGAGCAGTTAGGCACAGAAAAACCAAATGCCATTATTCAGATATACACACCACAGAGGATGTCAGTGATGAATTGGGCAATCTGGATGATATAAGACAAACGAGTGGTCTGAGTGTGCACCCTCCTGCAGGAGGCAAATCCACGAAAAACAGCATTGGAATCTTCAGAATATTTACTGGGTcaagaaagaatacaaaagagACATACTATCAGAAACATTGGtgcaaattgttttaa